A stretch of the Aegilops tauschii subsp. strangulata cultivar AL8/78 chromosome 4, Aet v6.0, whole genome shotgun sequence genome encodes the following:
- the LOC109744708 gene encoding MADS-box transcription factor 1-like isoform X1, whose amino-acid sequence MGRGKVEMRRIENKISRQVTFAKRRNGLLKKAYELSLLCDAEIALIIFSGRGRLFEFSSSSCMYKTLERYRTCNCNSQEATPLAENEINYQQYLKLKTRLEYLESSQRNILGEDLGPLSIKELEQIENQIDISLKHIRTRKNKVLLDELYDLKSKEQELQDQNKNLRKKLQDTSYAQNAPHMAWQDAGQSSSSGHVIDTTYPGLVEHPEHDSSMQVGYNNQAYVDQPNNKEDMASQRLHALGSSAGWI is encoded by the exons ATGGGTCGGGGGAAGGTGGAGATGAGGCGGATCGAGAACAAGATAAGCCGGCAGGTGACGTTCGCCAAGCGCCGGAACGGGCTGCTCAAGAAGGCCTACGAGCTATCGCTGCTCTGCGACGCTGAGATCGCCCTCATCATCTTCTCCGGCCGCGGCCGCCTCTTCGAGTTCTCAAGCTCCTCATG CATGTACAAAACACTTGAGAGATACCGCACCTGCAACTGCAACTCACAGGAAGCGACCCCTCTAGCAGAAAATGAA ATAAATTACCAGCAATATCTGAAGCTGAAGACCAGACTTGAATACCTTGAAAGTTCACAAAG AAATATTCTCGGTGAGGATCTGGGCCCACTTAGCATTAAGGAACTTGAGCAAATTGAGAACCAAATAGACATATCCCTCAAGCATATCAGGACAAGAAAG AATAAAGTATTACTTGATGAGCTATATGACCTGAAAAGTAAG GAGCAAGAATTGCAGGATCAAAACAAAAACCTGAGGAAGAAG TTGCAAGATACCAGCTATGCCCAGAATGCGCCCCATATGGCCTGGCAAGATGCAGGACAGAGTAGCTCAAGTGGGCATGTCATTGATACTACTTATCCAGGACTTGTGGAACACCCGGAACATGATTCCTCCATGCAAGTTGG GTACAATAATCAGGCCTACGTGGACCAGCCGAACAACAAGGAAGACATGGCTTCTCAGCGCCTTCATGCACTTGGATCATCTGCAGGTTGGATATGA
- the LOC109744708 gene encoding MADS-box transcription factor 1-like isoform X2 — translation MGRGKVEMRRIENKISRQVTFAKRRNGLLKKAYELSLLCDAEIALIIFSGRGRLFEFSSSSCMYKTLERYRTCNCNSQEATPLAENEINYQQYLKLKTRLEYLESSQRNILGEDLGPLSIKELEQIENQIDISLKHIRTRKNKVLLDELYDLKSKEQELQDQNKNLRKKLQDTSYAQNAPHMAWQDAGQSSSSGHVIDTTYPGLVEHPEHDSSMQVGT, via the exons ATGGGTCGGGGGAAGGTGGAGATGAGGCGGATCGAGAACAAGATAAGCCGGCAGGTGACGTTCGCCAAGCGCCGGAACGGGCTGCTCAAGAAGGCCTACGAGCTATCGCTGCTCTGCGACGCTGAGATCGCCCTCATCATCTTCTCCGGCCGCGGCCGCCTCTTCGAGTTCTCAAGCTCCTCATG CATGTACAAAACACTTGAGAGATACCGCACCTGCAACTGCAACTCACAGGAAGCGACCCCTCTAGCAGAAAATGAA ATAAATTACCAGCAATATCTGAAGCTGAAGACCAGACTTGAATACCTTGAAAGTTCACAAAG AAATATTCTCGGTGAGGATCTGGGCCCACTTAGCATTAAGGAACTTGAGCAAATTGAGAACCAAATAGACATATCCCTCAAGCATATCAGGACAAGAAAG AATAAAGTATTACTTGATGAGCTATATGACCTGAAAAGTAAG GAGCAAGAATTGCAGGATCAAAACAAAAACCTGAGGAAGAAG TTGCAAGATACCAGCTATGCCCAGAATGCGCCCCATATGGCCTGGCAAGATGCAGGACAGAGTAGCTCAAGTGGGCATGTCATTGATACTACTTATCCAGGACTTGTGGAACACCCGGAACATGATTCCTCCATGCAAGTTGG AACATGA